A stretch of Manis javanica isolate MJ-LG chromosome 1, MJ_LKY, whole genome shotgun sequence DNA encodes these proteins:
- the LOC108396235 gene encoding small ribosomal subunit protein uS14-like yields MGHQQLCWSHPRKFGQGSGSCHVCLNWHGLIRKYGLNMCRQCFRQFAKDIGFIKLD; encoded by the coding sequence ATGGGTCACCAGCAGCTCTGCTGGAGCCATCCGAGAAAATTCGGCCAGGGCTCTGGTTCGTGCCACGTATGCTTGAACTGGCATGGTCTGATCCGGAAGTACGGCCTCAATATGTGCCGCCAGTGTTTCCGTCAGTTCGCGAAGGATATTGGCTTCATTAAGTTAGACTAA